The following proteins are co-located in the Bordetella bronchialis genome:
- the tssG gene encoding type VI secretion system baseplate subunit TssG produces MPDPVALEGRLAGHACRFGFYQALRLIECAHPGAPRIGTSARAADDPVRLGQDAGMAFLLGELSGYRPATERGPGRLGVNVLGLLGSAGPLPLHLTEYVRDRLHHAGDRTLAGFLDMFHHRMMCLFYRAWADAQPVIGHDRADGRHARYAGSLCGLGTPATRGADGIGEAAKLQFAGILAARTRHADGLAAVLSRYFRVPVAIRQFVGQWLHLPEQERTRLAPHGRPLGQGIPLGARAWDRQHKFRVVLGPLQAPRAAALQPGTPGFLRLAEWTRLYAGGALDWDVELRLAPGAAVAMRLDGRARIGRGTWLGRPGGTPRLRFRAPASL; encoded by the coding sequence ATGCCAGATCCTGTAGCGTTGGAAGGGCGCCTGGCCGGGCACGCCTGCCGTTTCGGCTTCTACCAGGCGCTGCGCCTGATCGAATGCGCCCATCCCGGCGCCCCGCGCATCGGCACGTCGGCGCGTGCCGCCGACGACCCCGTGCGCCTGGGCCAGGACGCCGGGATGGCCTTCCTGCTGGGCGAGCTTTCCGGCTACCGGCCCGCGACCGAGCGGGGCCCGGGACGGCTGGGCGTGAACGTGCTGGGCCTGCTCGGCAGCGCGGGACCGCTGCCCCTGCATCTGACCGAGTACGTGCGCGACCGCCTGCACCATGCCGGCGACCGCACCCTGGCCGGATTCCTGGACATGTTCCATCACCGCATGATGTGCCTGTTCTACCGCGCCTGGGCGGACGCCCAGCCGGTCATCGGCCACGACCGGGCGGATGGCCGCCACGCCCGCTATGCCGGCAGCCTGTGCGGCCTGGGAACGCCCGCCACGCGCGGCGCGGATGGCATCGGCGAAGCCGCCAAGCTGCAGTTCGCCGGCATCCTGGCGGCGCGCACGCGCCACGCCGATGGCCTGGCGGCCGTGCTGTCGAGGTATTTCCGCGTGCCGGTGGCGATCCGGCAATTCGTCGGCCAATGGCTGCATCTTCCCGAGCAGGAACGGACACGCCTGGCGCCCCACGGCAGGCCGCTGGGGCAGGGCATACCGCTGGGCGCGCGCGCCTGGGACCGCCAGCACAAGTTCCGCGTGGTGCTGGGACCGCTGCAGGCGCCGCGGGCCGCCGCCCTGCAACCCGGCACGCCGGGCTTCCTGCGCCTGGCCGAGTGGACGCGGCTGTACGCCGGCGGCGCCCTCGATTGGGATGTGGAGTTGCGCCTGGCGCCGGGCGCGGCCGTCGCGATGCGCCTGGACGGCCGGGCGCGTATCGGCCGCGGCACGTGGCTGGGCCGGCCCGGCGGCACGCCGCGGCTGCGCTTCCGTGCGCCCGCCTCTCTTTGA
- the tssF gene encoding type VI secretion system baseplate subunit TssF: MNPTLLRYYNQELQHLREMGSEFAAAFPKIAGRLGLESFECADPYVERLLEGFSFLAARVQMKLDAEFPRFTGHLAEMVYPQFLAPTPSMAVVQFEPDWTHPGLSRGCVVPRNTALHSLLDRHSPTRCEYRTAHALPLLPLRLAQADYQPYTGAVAGLALDLPRAPQAVLRLRFELVGDAQAPALDVDGIPLYLRGEPGYAVRLYEQLAAHVIAGVALPASRPPAWHVPLPKDCIAPMGYADDEALLPASRQTFVGYRLLHEYFSFPQRYLFVRLDGMRAALHACRERAFDVLLLLDRHDTAVERSLRPSHFAMHCTPAINLFPRAADRIALSGEQFEYPVMVDRTRPIDFEVYAVDAARGYRTGDTQARHFQPFYRSLDPWTSREQGGAYFQLRREPRAQSMRERQYGPRSRYLGTEVYIALVDQHQAPHADDLRQLGIDLLCTNRDLPLSMPLGVGATDFTFGAEIPAEAVRCLSGPSEPRPALAAGAAVWRFLNHLSLNYLSLAPGDGSAQALREQLELYRHPDDDAARRQIAGLCGVAAEPVTRRLPGPGPISFGRGMALTLTFDDAVFEGSGAFLLGAVLHAFLSSYVSINHFVETAIRTSSGTPVARWPARAGRCQIL; this comes from the coding sequence ATGAACCCGACGCTGCTCAGGTACTACAACCAGGAGCTCCAGCACCTGCGCGAAATGGGCAGCGAGTTCGCCGCCGCCTTTCCCAAGATCGCCGGACGCCTGGGCCTGGAAAGCTTCGAATGCGCCGATCCCTACGTCGAGCGGTTGCTGGAGGGATTCAGCTTCCTGGCCGCCCGGGTGCAGATGAAGCTGGATGCGGAGTTTCCGCGCTTCACGGGACATCTGGCCGAGATGGTGTATCCGCAGTTCCTGGCGCCGACGCCGTCGATGGCCGTGGTCCAGTTCGAGCCCGACTGGACCCATCCCGGCCTGTCGCGCGGCTGCGTCGTGCCCCGGAATACCGCCTTGCACAGCCTGCTGGACCGGCACAGCCCGACGCGCTGCGAGTACCGCACCGCGCATGCGCTGCCCCTGCTGCCGCTGCGCCTGGCGCAGGCCGACTACCAGCCCTATACGGGCGCGGTGGCGGGCCTGGCGCTGGATCTGCCGCGCGCGCCGCAGGCGGTGCTGCGCCTGCGCTTCGAACTGGTGGGCGACGCCCAGGCGCCGGCCCTGGATGTCGACGGCATTCCCCTCTATCTGCGCGGCGAGCCTGGCTACGCCGTGCGTCTTTACGAGCAGCTGGCCGCGCATGTCATCGCCGGCGTGGCCCTGCCGGCCAGCCGGCCGCCCGCCTGGCATGTTCCCCTGCCGAAGGACTGCATCGCTCCCATGGGCTACGCCGACGACGAGGCGCTCCTGCCGGCGTCCCGGCAGACCTTCGTCGGCTACCGGCTGCTGCACGAGTATTTTTCTTTCCCGCAACGCTATCTGTTCGTGCGCCTGGACGGCATGCGCGCGGCACTGCACGCATGCCGAGAGCGCGCGTTCGACGTGCTGCTGCTGCTGGATCGCCACGATACGGCGGTGGAGCGGTCCCTGCGCCCGTCCCACTTCGCGATGCATTGCACGCCGGCGATCAATCTGTTCCCGCGCGCGGCCGACCGCATCGCCTTGTCGGGCGAGCAGTTCGAATATCCGGTGATGGTCGACCGCACGCGCCCCATCGATTTCGAGGTCTATGCGGTCGACGCCGCGCGCGGCTATCGCACGGGGGACACGCAGGCGCGCCATTTCCAGCCTTTCTATCGTTCGCTGGATCCATGGACGTCGCGGGAGCAGGGCGGCGCCTATTTCCAGTTGCGCCGCGAGCCGCGCGCGCAATCCATGCGCGAAAGGCAATACGGTCCGCGTTCGCGCTACCTGGGCACCGAGGTCTATATCGCGCTGGTCGACCAACACCAGGCCCCCCACGCGGATGACCTGCGCCAGCTGGGCATCGACCTGCTTTGCACCAACCGCGACCTGCCGCTGTCCATGCCGCTGGGCGTGGGGGCCACGGATTTCACCTTTGGCGCGGAGATTCCCGCCGAGGCCGTGCGCTGCCTGTCCGGGCCCAGCGAGCCGCGTCCCGCCCTGGCGGCCGGCGCGGCGGTGTGGCGCTTTCTCAACCACTTGTCGCTGAACTATCTCTCGCTGGCGCCGGGCGACGGAAGCGCGCAGGCCCTGCGCGAGCAACTCGAACTGTACCGGCACCCGGACGACGACGCCGCGCGGCGCCAGATCGCCGGCCTGTGCGGGGTGGCGGCCGAGCCGGTCACGCGCCGGCTCCCGGGGCCGGGGCCCATCAGCTTCGGCCGTGGCATGGCGCTGACGCTGACCTTCGACGATGCCGTGTTCGAAGGTTCCGGCGCCTTCCTGCTGGGCGCGGTGCTGCACGCCTTTCTTTCGTCGTACGTATCGATCAATCACTTCGTCGAGACGGCGATCCGGACATCCTCCGGCACGCCGGTCGCGCGATGGCCGGCAAGGGCGGGACGATGCCAGATCCTGTAG
- the tssE gene encoding type VI secretion system baseplate subunit TssE — MPELTSRDRLQPALLDRLTDMTPNAMSESRERRVVSMRQLRASVLRDLTYLFNAARPRVGRGRPEPAVESSVLNYGLRDFAGRTLSGIDTASVAEEIADAIRRFEPRIGGQTLRVTPLDPAPRAGGSVLSFLIEGDLWAQPYPERLYFKTELDLEAGEARLTDDDEVALA; from the coding sequence ATGCCGGAACTCACCAGCAGGGACCGCCTGCAGCCCGCGCTGCTGGACCGCCTGACCGATATGACGCCGAACGCGATGTCGGAATCGCGCGAACGGCGCGTCGTGTCGATGCGCCAGCTGCGCGCCAGCGTACTGCGGGACCTGACCTACCTGTTCAACGCCGCGCGGCCGCGCGTGGGCCGCGGCCGCCCCGAGCCCGCGGTCGAGTCCTCCGTCCTGAACTACGGTTTGCGCGACTTCGCGGGACGGACGCTGTCGGGGATAGACACCGCGTCGGTCGCCGAGGAGATCGCGGATGCGATCCGCCGCTTCGAACCCCGCATCGGCGGCCAGACCCTGCGCGTGACGCCGCTGGACCCGGCGCCGCGCGCCGGCGGCAGCGTGCTCAGTTTCCTTATCGAAGGCGATCTATGGGCGCAGCCGTATCCGGAACGCCTTTATTTCAAGACGGAACTGGACCTGGAGGCCGGCGAGGCGCGCCTGACCGATGACGACGAGGTGGCCCTGGCATGA
- a CDS encoding type VI secretion system tube protein Hcp, with translation MADTTVITMKMDGISGDSQIKGADGHADILSYSYSASIPIEGRGPGLSGAGATYVTPIALHKKTCSATPPTEQQFYSGKPIKTVEINEYKADGESQPKPFVKITLTNARINSYQVSPGGVEDLSMTFETVKREYFKQNTESSALEQAGSTTFDLLTKAVS, from the coding sequence ATGGCCGACACCACCGTCATCACCATGAAAATGGATGGCATTTCGGGCGACTCGCAAATCAAGGGCGCGGACGGACACGCGGACATCCTGAGCTACTCGTACAGCGCCTCCATCCCCATCGAGGGTCGCGGCCCGGGCCTGTCCGGCGCCGGGGCGACCTACGTCACGCCCATCGCCCTGCACAAGAAGACCTGCTCGGCCACGCCTCCCACGGAGCAGCAGTTCTACAGCGGCAAGCCGATCAAGACCGTCGAGATCAACGAATACAAGGCCGATGGCGAGAGCCAGCCCAAGCCCTTCGTGAAGATCACCTTGACCAACGCGCGCATCAATTCCTACCAGGTCAGCCCGGGCGGCGTGGAGGATCTTTCCATGACCTTCGAGACGGTGAAGCGCGAATACTTCAAGCAGAACACCGAGAGCAGCGCGCTGGAACAGGCGGGCAGCACCACGTTCGACCTGTTGACGAAAGCCGTCAGCTGA
- the tssC gene encoding type VI secretion system contractile sheath large subunit, translating to MTPAAVPDVSAAAQVQAAAGDDFASLLKKEFKPRTDQAQQAVEDSVRTLASHALADASLVSGDVLGTVEALIAEIDRKLTEQINAVLHCAEFQALEGAWRGLHYLVSNTETDEHLKIRVMNIAKPDLYKTLKKYKGTAWDQSPMFKKLYEEEYGQFGGAPYGCLVADYYFDNSGPDVDLLGQMARICAAAHAPLIAGAAPSVMLLDSWRDLANPRDIAKLFQTPEHAAWRALRESEDSRYIGLALPRFLARAPYGVKSNPVDAFGFEEDTASGDSSRYVWANAAYAMAVNINRSFKHYGWCSRIRGIESGGALDDLPTHVFPTDDGGFDAKCPTEVAISDRREAELSRNGFLPLVHMKNTATAAFLGAQSLHKPAEYDDPEATANAALAARLPYMFACNRFAHYLKCIVRDKIGSFKDRDDMQRWLHQWIVNYVDGMPSHSSEVAKAIRPLAGASVVVEEVEGSPGYYTSRFYLRPHYQLEGLTVSLRLVSKLPSIGGK from the coding sequence ATGACCCCCGCGGCGGTGCCGGACGTCTCCGCCGCCGCCCAGGTCCAGGCCGCCGCCGGCGACGATTTCGCCAGCCTGCTGAAGAAAGAGTTCAAGCCCAGGACCGACCAGGCGCAACAGGCCGTGGAGGACTCGGTGCGCACGCTGGCGTCCCATGCGCTGGCCGACGCCTCGCTGGTGTCCGGCGATGTGCTGGGCACCGTCGAGGCGCTCATCGCGGAGATCGACCGCAAGCTCACCGAACAGATCAACGCCGTCCTCCATTGCGCGGAATTCCAGGCGCTGGAGGGCGCGTGGCGCGGCCTGCACTACCTGGTCTCCAACACGGAAACCGACGAGCACCTGAAGATACGGGTGATGAACATCGCCAAGCCGGACCTGTACAAGACGCTGAAGAAGTACAAGGGCACGGCGTGGGACCAGAGCCCGATGTTCAAGAAGCTGTACGAGGAAGAGTACGGCCAGTTCGGCGGCGCGCCCTACGGCTGCCTGGTGGCGGACTACTACTTCGACAACAGCGGCCCCGACGTCGACCTGCTGGGCCAGATGGCGCGCATCTGCGCGGCCGCCCACGCTCCGCTGATCGCCGGCGCGGCGCCTTCGGTCATGCTGCTGGACTCGTGGCGCGACCTGGCCAACCCGCGCGATATCGCCAAGCTGTTCCAGACGCCCGAGCACGCCGCCTGGCGCGCCTTGCGCGAATCCGAGGACTCCCGCTACATCGGACTGGCGCTGCCGCGCTTCCTGGCGCGCGCGCCCTATGGCGTCAAGTCCAATCCGGTCGACGCCTTCGGCTTCGAGGAAGACACCGCCAGCGGCGACAGCAGCCGCTACGTCTGGGCCAATGCGGCATACGCCATGGCGGTCAATATCAACCGCTCGTTCAAGCATTACGGCTGGTGTTCGCGCATCCGGGGCATCGAGTCCGGCGGCGCGCTGGACGACCTGCCCACCCATGTCTTTCCCACCGACGACGGCGGCTTCGACGCCAAGTGTCCCACCGAGGTCGCAATCAGCGACCGCCGCGAGGCCGAGCTTTCCCGCAACGGGTTCCTGCCGCTGGTGCATATGAAGAACACGGCGACGGCTGCCTTCCTGGGCGCGCAGTCGCTGCACAAGCCGGCCGAATACGACGACCCGGAGGCCACCGCCAATGCCGCCCTGGCCGCGCGCCTGCCGTATATGTTCGCGTGCAACCGCTTCGCCCATTACCTGAAGTGCATCGTGCGCGACAAGATCGGCTCGTTCAAGGACCGGGACGACATGCAGCGCTGGCTGCACCAGTGGATCGTCAATTACGTGGACGGCATGCCCAGCCATTCCTCGGAAGTGGCCAAGGCGATACGGCCCCTGGCCGGCGCTTCGGTCGTCGTGGAGGAAGTCGAGGGCAGCCCGGGCTATTACACCTCGCGCTTCTACCTGCGTCCGCACTACCAGCTTGAAGGACTGACCGTATCGCTGCGGTTGGTCAGCAAGCTTCCCTCCATCGGAGGGAAGTAG
- the tssB gene encoding type VI secretion system contractile sheath small subunit, with translation MSKESSQKFLGRTRAPRVQIEYDVEVNGAQKKVTLPFVMGVMAELSGQSLQAPPPVAERQFLEIDSDNFDERLKAMKPRVAASVPNTLTGEGNLGIDLVFESMEDFSPAAIARKVEPLRKLLEARGQLANLLTYMDGKTGAEDLVARLLSDPALMQSLSASPRPVQASASEAAPDA, from the coding sequence ATGAGCAAGGAAAGCAGCCAGAAATTCCTGGGCCGCACGCGGGCGCCGCGCGTGCAGATCGAATACGACGTCGAGGTCAACGGCGCGCAGAAGAAGGTCACCCTGCCCTTCGTGATGGGCGTCATGGCCGAACTGTCGGGGCAGTCGCTGCAGGCCCCGCCACCGGTGGCCGAACGGCAGTTCCTGGAAATCGACAGCGACAACTTCGACGAACGCCTGAAGGCGATGAAGCCGCGCGTCGCCGCCAGCGTGCCCAATACCCTGACCGGCGAAGGAAACCTGGGCATCGACCTGGTGTTCGAGTCCATGGAGGACTTCTCGCCGGCGGCCATCGCCCGCAAGGTCGAGCCGCTGCGCAAGCTGCTGGAGGCGCGCGGCCAGCTGGCCAACCTGCTCACGTATATGGACGGCAAGACCGGCGCCGAGGACCTCGTGGCCAGGCTGCTGTCCGATCCCGCCCTGATGCAAAGCCTGTCGGCGTCGCCCAGGCCGGTGCAAGCGTCCGCCAGCGAAGCGGCGCCGGATGCCTGA
- the tssA gene encoding type VI secretion system protein TssA, with protein MPVVDVASLLPAIAPETPCGPDLEYSAEYVALLQLMRGTPDVEYGKMRQAAADPDWKAVKSAALELLARTRDLRLAVWLTRALAALHGFGGLDDGLSLVEGYIERHWAHVHPRLDAEDDNDPTERVNTLVALEEKSGLLRQVYTLPLAESPLHGGVSLRDLDLADGAPGVSGDENRMDAAAVDAVFKTADPQALGDAAACLARAAARADRIEALVTERVGHARAVALRELRQLLSRAAGVAGERLAAHPERRAARAAAGEAAADDPAGAAGGAIHATQPDGLPAGCGIPRSRDDVVAAIDRICDYYAREEPGSPVPLLLRRAQRLVGLAFIDLLGDLSPDSVAQVNHIAGIAG; from the coding sequence ATGCCCGTTGTAGACGTTGCAAGCCTGCTGCCAGCGATCGCCCCGGAGACGCCTTGCGGTCCGGACCTGGAGTACTCGGCCGAATACGTTGCGCTCTTGCAGTTGATGCGGGGCACGCCCGACGTCGAATACGGCAAGATGCGCCAGGCCGCGGCGGACCCGGACTGGAAGGCCGTCAAGTCGGCCGCCCTGGAACTGCTGGCGCGCACGCGGGACCTGCGGCTGGCCGTATGGCTGACGCGTGCCCTGGCCGCGCTGCATGGCTTCGGCGGACTGGATGACGGCCTGTCGCTGGTCGAAGGCTATATCGAGCGCCATTGGGCGCACGTGCACCCCCGGCTCGACGCGGAAGACGACAACGATCCCACCGAACGCGTGAATACCCTGGTCGCGCTGGAGGAAAAAAGCGGCCTGCTGCGGCAGGTCTACACATTGCCGCTGGCGGAATCGCCGCTGCACGGCGGCGTCAGCCTGCGCGACCTGGATCTGGCGGATGGCGCGCCCGGCGTGTCCGGCGACGAAAACAGGATGGACGCGGCGGCGGTCGACGCCGTCTTCAAGACCGCCGATCCCCAGGCGCTGGGCGATGCGGCCGCGTGCCTGGCGCGGGCCGCCGCGCGCGCCGACCGTATCGAAGCCCTGGTCACCGAGCGGGTCGGCCACGCGCGCGCCGTGGCGCTGCGCGAACTGCGCCAGCTTCTGTCGCGCGCCGCCGGGGTCGCGGGCGAACGCCTGGCGGCGCATCCCGAGCGGCGCGCCGCGCGAGCGGCGGCCGGTGAGGCGGCCGCCGACGATCCTGCGGGCGCCGCGGGGGGGGCCATCCATGCCACGCAGCCCGATGGCCTGCCGGCCGGCTGCGGCATCCCGCGCAGCCGCGATGACGTGGTCGCGGCGATAGACCGGATCTGCGACTACTACGCCCGGGAAGAGCCCGGCAGCCCCGTGCCCCTGCTGTTGCGGCGCGCGCAGCGCCTGGTGGGCCTGGCCTTCATCGACCTTCTTGGCGATCTCTCTCCCGACAGCGTGGCCCAGGTCAACCATATCGCCGGCATCGCCGGATAA
- a CDS encoding alpha/beta fold hydrolase codes for MRPDFAYPIEYAALPDARLPYAAHGQGEPIVLVHGSLCDLRYWKAQMPALARDFQVFSVSLPGYWPQAGGDAAGFSGEAHADAVAQFIDRHCGGSAHIVGHSRGGRVAFDLARRHPGKARTLVLADPGLAVGDSEERRGDFRQQALRAMQEGKVEEGLAHFIDTVSGADTWRRMVPWFKQMVMDNAHTLAAQVREAPYRLTAQQARDVALPVLLIGGALSPPPYPAILDTLQDWLPDAQSLRIAGSSHGMNLGNPRAFNEAVRRFLGA; via the coding sequence ATGCGCCCCGACTTTGCTTATCCCATCGAGTACGCAGCGCTGCCCGATGCACGGCTGCCCTATGCCGCGCACGGCCAGGGCGAACCTATCGTGCTGGTGCACGGCTCCTTGTGCGACCTGCGTTACTGGAAGGCGCAGATGCCCGCGCTGGCCCGCGACTTCCAAGTGTTTTCAGTGAGCCTGCCGGGCTACTGGCCGCAGGCCGGCGGCGATGCGGCCGGCTTTTCGGGCGAGGCGCATGCCGACGCGGTGGCGCAATTCATCGACCGCCATTGCGGCGGCAGCGCGCATATCGTCGGCCATTCGCGCGGCGGGCGGGTGGCCTTCGACCTGGCGCGGCGCCATCCCGGCAAGGCGCGGACGCTGGTGCTGGCCGACCCCGGCCTGGCGGTGGGCGACAGCGAAGAACGCCGTGGCGACTTCCGCCAGCAGGCGCTGCGGGCCATGCAGGAAGGCAAAGTCGAAGAAGGCCTGGCGCACTTCATCGATACCGTCAGCGGCGCAGACACCTGGCGCCGCATGGTGCCCTGGTTCAAGCAGATGGTGATGGACAATGCGCACACGCTGGCCGCGCAGGTACGCGAGGCGCCCTATCGCCTGACCGCGCAGCAGGCGCGCGACGTGGCGCTGCCCGTGCTGCTGATCGGCGGCGCGCTGAGTCCGCCGCCCTATCCGGCGATCCTGGATACCTTGCAGGACTGGCTGCCCGATGCGCAGTCGCTGCGGATCGCGGGCTCTTCCCACGGCATGAACCTGGGCAACCCGCGGGCGTTCAACGAGGCGGTTCGCCGTTTCCTGGGGGCCTAG